In Microbacterium laevaniformans, a single window of DNA contains:
- a CDS encoding DUF2218 domain-containing protein: MLFAEAHIPTDRASRYLVQLCRHLGQMRGMPHGSLASHGGQMPPAVQEVDWSETAGTIRFDRGTCTLWATSDMLTVRIQAEDADALGRLRSGIGRRVETIGRRDRLKVDWAPSSEEPHPRVDTHGDDSGALPAGPAASERARQSPRKTPLLVLAAIAAAAVIVHLGLLGASVVASAWARWGAAALAVIILGTIVAVGLHVTVGGVAFRHRGKIGHWARGHGVAMENPRHRPTDPNDRRPQGQCEAAWGWGCPYRCGSASKVSAQLSEQK, from the coding sequence ATGCTCTTCGCCGAAGCGCACATCCCGACGGACCGCGCCAGCCGGTACCTTGTCCAGCTATGCCGTCACCTCGGACAGATGCGCGGAATGCCGCACGGGTCACTGGCCAGCCACGGCGGTCAGATGCCGCCGGCCGTTCAGGAAGTGGACTGGTCGGAGACCGCCGGCACCATCCGCTTCGACCGGGGCACCTGCACCCTCTGGGCCACGAGCGACATGCTGACTGTCCGCATTCAGGCGGAGGACGCGGATGCCCTCGGGCGACTCCGGTCAGGTATCGGCCGACGGGTGGAAACGATCGGCCGGCGCGATCGCCTCAAGGTCGATTGGGCGCCGTCCAGCGAAGAGCCCCACCCCAGAGTCGACACCCATGGCGACGATTCCGGCGCATTGCCGGCGGGGCCCGCAGCCTCCGAGCGGGCACGGCAGTCGCCCCGCAAGACGCCTCTCCTGGTTCTGGCCGCTATCGCCGCGGCGGCGGTCATCGTCCATCTCGGCCTCCTGGGTGCGTCGGTCGTCGCGTCCGCGTGGGCCCGTTGGGGCGCCGCCGCCCTCGCCGTGATCATTCTCGGGACGATCGTCGCAGTCGGGCTGCACGTCACGGTCGGCGGGGTCGCGTTCCGCCACCGCGGAAAGATCGGCCACTGGGCCCGCGGTCACGGCGTTGCGATGGAGAATCCGCGACACCGCCCGACAGATCCGAATGACCGCAGACCGCAGGGTCAGTGCGAGGCGGCGTGGGGCTGGGGGTGCCCGTACCGGTGCGGATCTGCGTCGAAGGTCTCCGCGCAGCTGAGCGAGCAGAAATAG
- a CDS encoding DUF6153 family protein codes for MEAIRALAGVRSRAHRLFLTAGAALVLIAALMAMHTFAGDHSESPVPSAASASVFDAGGVSAAGVAAAASDDSMPGEAPEHSMFVAACVLALLAADIVVLAPAPLARLRVTLLDAYGPGLLLGAALLRPAPPPLSLLSVSRT; via the coding sequence ATGGAGGCGATCAGGGCGCTGGCAGGCGTCCGCTCGCGCGCGCATCGTCTCTTCCTGACGGCGGGCGCGGCCCTCGTGCTGATCGCGGCCCTCATGGCCATGCACACTTTCGCGGGTGACCACTCCGAGTCGCCCGTGCCGTCGGCAGCATCCGCGAGCGTATTCGATGCTGGCGGGGTGTCGGCGGCTGGAGTTGCGGCAGCCGCCAGCGACGATTCGATGCCAGGTGAAGCGCCCGAGCATTCGATGTTCGTTGCGGCATGCGTGCTCGCGCTGCTCGCGGCGGACATCGTCGTCCTGGCGCCCGCGCCACTCGCTCGTCTGCGCGTCACTCTGCTCGATGCGTACGGACCGGGCCTGTTGCTCGGTGCCGCTCTCTTGCGTCCAGCTCCACCGCCCTTGTCGTTGCTGTCGGTCAGTCGGACCTGA
- a CDS encoding DUF305 domain-containing protein, with amino-acid sequence MRFRAIAVAAGAASMALAASLALAGCAPTDGSTSGMDSDMMNSTPEASAEFNAVDEMFVTMMIPHHEQAIEMADALLAKEDIDDRVVTLAEQIEAAQAPEIETMKGWLEDWGIPVDDSMSDSMEGMDHGDGMMGAADMDELEAATGADATRLFLEGMIVHHEGALHMAEVVLDGGQNPDVAALAQQIVDGQTAEISQMKQILESL; translated from the coding sequence ATGCGTTTCCGCGCTATTGCTGTCGCCGCTGGCGCGGCATCCATGGCCCTCGCTGCTTCTCTCGCACTCGCCGGCTGCGCCCCGACTGACGGCTCCACGTCGGGCATGGATTCCGACATGATGAACTCCACCCCAGAGGCTTCCGCGGAGTTCAACGCCGTCGACGAGATGTTCGTCACGATGATGATCCCCCACCACGAGCAGGCCATCGAGATGGCCGACGCGCTACTCGCGAAGGAGGACATCGATGATCGCGTCGTCACTCTCGCCGAGCAGATCGAGGCCGCGCAGGCGCCTGAGATCGAAACCATGAAGGGGTGGCTCGAGGACTGGGGGATCCCCGTCGACGACTCCATGTCGGACTCGATGGAGGGAATGGACCACGGCGACGGGATGATGGGCGCCGCCGACATGGACGAACTCGAGGCCGCGACCGGTGCCGACGCGACGCGCCTGTTTCTGGAAGGCATGATCGTGCACCACGAAGGCGCATTGCACATGGCCGAAGTCGTCCTCGACGGCGGGCAGAATCCCGACGTGGCCGCACTCGCTCAGCAGATCGTCGACGGGCAGACTGCCGAGATCTCGCAGATGAAGCAGATCCTCGAGTCCCTCTGA
- a CDS encoding heavy metal translocating P-type ATPase: MSELTTIVLEVAGVHGASSKSVVESVLTRRPGVISVDANPAAQTANVTYDPGVTTIAQLREWVIECGYHCAGVSVPEHICDPSHEPQEHSAHQPVSQGFPAHDHGPHDHAAHDHSAGPGVHAEHAARARDPQDVMGHGGHGAGMSMEEMIRDMRNRFLVALILSIPITLWSPIGREVLGFEVPAPFGLRDDVFALILSLPVIFYSAWIFFDGAWRALRARTLDMMVLVAVGVGAGWLYSVVVTLTGGGEVFYEAATVLATFVLLGHWVEMRARGGANEAIRSLLELAPARAVVIRDGREFEIPTADVVPGDLMLVRPGAKVPTDGEVEDGTSEIDESMVTGESMPVEKVPGSAVIGATVNTVGSLRVRATRVGSETALAQIVALVQEAQNSKAPGQRLADRAAFWLVLVALIGGTLTFAAWWAAGAAVAVTIQFAITVVVITCPDALGLATPTAIMVGTGLGAKRGVLFKNATGIESAAHIDTVVLDKTGTLTKGEPEVTDYLPVGMDDLELLSLAAAAERESEHPLAKAIVAYADARPIPRRTATMFRNVTGQGALATVDGRQVVLGNARLLAAQGIDIGPVAAAHQSLAEGGRTAILLAVDGMVAGVIALADAPRETARAAIQALHEQGVEVVMLTGDNQPTSERIGALLGIDRVIAEVLPEDKAAKIAELQQSGRKVAMVGDGVNDAPALARADLGIAIGAGTDVAIETADVVLMRSDPLDVAIALRIGKGTLRKMRQNLGWAVGYNAIALPIAAGLFYPAFGIMLTPEIAAITMSGSSVIVAVNALLLKRLRLPAQPTTAPINGRQHQK, from the coding sequence ATGAGCGAACTGACCACCATCGTCCTCGAAGTAGCGGGTGTGCACGGGGCATCCTCGAAGTCGGTCGTCGAGTCCGTGCTGACCCGTCGACCCGGTGTGATCTCGGTGGACGCAAATCCGGCCGCGCAGACCGCGAACGTCACCTACGACCCGGGGGTCACCACGATCGCGCAGCTGCGAGAGTGGGTGATCGAGTGTGGATACCACTGCGCCGGGGTGTCAGTGCCAGAACACATCTGCGATCCGAGCCACGAGCCCCAGGAGCACTCGGCCCACCAGCCCGTGTCGCAGGGGTTCCCGGCCCACGATCACGGGCCCCACGATCATGCGGCTCACGATCACTCCGCGGGACCGGGCGTGCATGCCGAGCATGCGGCCCGCGCCCGCGATCCGCAGGATGTGATGGGGCACGGCGGGCACGGCGCGGGCATGTCTATGGAAGAGATGATCCGCGACATGCGCAACCGCTTCCTGGTGGCGCTGATCCTTTCGATCCCGATCACGCTGTGGTCGCCGATCGGCCGCGAAGTGCTCGGGTTCGAGGTGCCGGCGCCGTTCGGGCTTCGCGACGATGTGTTCGCACTGATCCTGTCGCTGCCGGTCATCTTCTACTCGGCGTGGATCTTCTTCGATGGGGCCTGGCGAGCGCTGCGTGCCCGCACCCTCGACATGATGGTGCTTGTCGCGGTCGGCGTCGGTGCCGGCTGGCTGTACAGCGTGGTCGTGACCCTCACCGGGGGTGGGGAGGTGTTCTACGAAGCCGCGACGGTGCTGGCCACCTTCGTGCTGCTCGGGCACTGGGTGGAGATGCGGGCCCGCGGCGGGGCGAACGAGGCGATCCGGAGCCTCCTCGAACTCGCCCCGGCACGTGCTGTCGTCATCCGTGATGGGCGAGAGTTCGAGATCCCCACTGCCGACGTCGTTCCGGGCGACCTGATGCTCGTGCGCCCGGGAGCCAAGGTCCCAACCGACGGGGAGGTCGAAGACGGCACGTCAGAGATCGACGAGTCGATGGTCACCGGCGAGTCGATGCCGGTCGAGAAGGTCCCCGGCTCAGCGGTGATCGGTGCGACTGTGAACACCGTCGGCTCCCTCCGGGTGCGTGCCACCAGGGTCGGCTCCGAGACGGCGCTCGCCCAGATCGTCGCTCTTGTGCAGGAAGCGCAGAACTCGAAGGCGCCTGGTCAACGGCTCGCCGACCGGGCTGCATTCTGGCTTGTGCTCGTCGCTCTAATCGGCGGGACTCTCACATTCGCGGCGTGGTGGGCCGCGGGCGCCGCAGTCGCGGTGACGATCCAGTTCGCGATCACGGTTGTCGTGATCACGTGCCCGGATGCGCTCGGGCTTGCAACCCCCACCGCGATCATGGTCGGCACCGGTCTGGGCGCCAAGCGGGGTGTCCTGTTCAAGAACGCAACCGGTATTGAGAGCGCCGCGCACATCGACACCGTGGTCCTGGACAAGACCGGGACGCTCACCAAGGGCGAACCCGAGGTCACCGACTACCTGCCCGTCGGGATGGACGACCTCGAGCTGCTTTCGCTCGCCGCGGCCGCAGAGCGCGAGTCCGAGCATCCGCTCGCGAAGGCGATCGTCGCGTACGCGGATGCTCGCCCGATTCCGCGTCGAACGGCGACCATGTTCCGGAACGTGACCGGCCAGGGTGCGTTGGCGACCGTCGACGGGCGGCAGGTCGTCCTGGGGAACGCCCGCCTGCTGGCCGCCCAGGGCATCGACATCGGCCCGGTCGCCGCTGCTCACCAGTCGCTTGCGGAAGGCGGGCGCACCGCGATTCTGCTCGCCGTCGACGGGATGGTCGCGGGTGTCATCGCGTTGGCCGACGCCCCCCGCGAGACCGCGAGAGCGGCGATCCAGGCCCTCCATGAACAAGGCGTGGAGGTCGTGATGCTGACCGGCGACAATCAGCCGACCTCGGAACGGATCGGCGCGCTGCTCGGGATCGACCGTGTGATCGCCGAGGTGCTCCCCGAGGACAAGGCCGCCAAGATCGCCGAGCTGCAGCAGTCGGGGAGGAAGGTGGCGATGGTCGGCGACGGCGTCAACGACGCACCCGCCCTCGCGCGCGCCGACCTCGGCATCGCGATCGGCGCCGGAACCGATGTCGCCATCGAGACGGCGGATGTGGTGCTCATGCGCTCCGATCCGCTCGATGTGGCGATCGCCCTGCGGATCGGAAAGGGGACTCTGCGAAAGATGCGGCAGAACCTGGGCTGGGCCGTCGGATACAACGCGATCGCCCTGCCGATCGCAGCGGGTCTGTTCTACCCGGCGTTCGGCATCATGCTCACCCCCGAAATCGCAGCGATCACGATGTCCGGATCCAGTGTCATCGTCGCCGTCAACGCCCTCCTTTTGAAGCGACTGCGTCTGCCCGCGCAGCCCACCACCGCACCGATCAACGGAAGGCAGCACCAGAAATGA
- a CDS encoding multicopper oxidase family protein, translating into MSPVTRLSTVGVSRRTFLALGVGTVTAVALASCASPDATWVLPDGRQVSRTERRRGGTGRVTTATVTAAATSLDLAGKPASTWAFGSVPAPVIRLGAGDTLKATVHNELPDDTSVHWHGLALRNDMDGVAPVTQPPIASGAAFEYEFIAPDPGTYWFHPHVGVQLDRGLYGALIVEDPAEPLAYDDEWVVILDDWLDGVTATPDDVLTELSRGMGGMDGMDGMFMRMGNTLMGATSDALGGDAGDVYYPHYLINGKPVADPAQFVGTPGQRVRIRLINAGSDTAFRVAIGGHTLTVTHTDGFPVDPVEFDSVLMGMGERYDVLVTLGDGAFPLVAQAEGKRDRGFAIVRTAEAAAPTPDADIPELSS; encoded by the coding sequence ATGAGTCCCGTCACACGCCTGTCGACTGTCGGTGTCAGCCGCCGCACCTTCCTCGCACTCGGTGTCGGGACGGTGACCGCTGTGGCACTCGCGTCGTGCGCCTCGCCCGACGCGACCTGGGTCCTTCCGGACGGCAGGCAGGTCAGCCGCACCGAACGGCGCCGCGGCGGAACGGGGCGGGTCACCACGGCCACGGTCACCGCCGCCGCCACCAGCCTCGATCTCGCCGGGAAGCCGGCGTCCACGTGGGCGTTCGGGAGCGTGCCGGCTCCGGTGATCCGGCTCGGCGCCGGCGACACGCTGAAGGCCACGGTCCACAATGAGCTACCCGACGACACCTCAGTCCATTGGCACGGACTCGCCCTGCGCAACGACATGGACGGCGTCGCCCCCGTGACGCAGCCGCCCATCGCCTCCGGCGCGGCCTTCGAATACGAGTTCATCGCCCCCGACCCCGGCACCTATTGGTTCCACCCCCATGTCGGCGTCCAGCTGGACCGCGGCCTGTATGGCGCGCTCATCGTCGAAGACCCCGCGGAACCGCTCGCGTACGACGACGAATGGGTCGTCATCCTTGACGACTGGCTCGACGGCGTCACCGCGACTCCGGATGACGTCCTCACGGAACTGTCCCGCGGGATGGGCGGGATGGATGGCATGGACGGGATGTTCATGCGCATGGGCAACACGCTCATGGGCGCCACGTCCGATGCTCTGGGCGGCGACGCGGGTGACGTCTACTACCCGCACTACCTCATCAACGGCAAGCCCGTCGCGGACCCTGCGCAGTTCGTCGGAACTCCGGGCCAGCGGGTGCGCATCCGTCTCATCAACGCCGGCAGCGACACTGCGTTCCGCGTCGCGATCGGCGGCCACACGCTCACCGTCACCCACACCGACGGGTTCCCTGTGGATCCGGTCGAGTTCGACAGCGTCCTGATGGGAATGGGGGAACGGTACGACGTGCTGGTGACTCTCGGCGACGGCGCGTTCCCTCTCGTCGCTCAAGCCGAGGGCAAGAGGGACCGCGGCTTCGCGATCGTCCGCACCGCCGAAGCTGCTGCGCCGACCCCCGACGCGGACATCCCCGAGCTGTCCAGTTAG
- a CDS encoding multicopper oxidase domain-containing protein — translation MPSRSPDREVSITLTGGMAAYDWGIDGRRFDMAEPLAGAHAIREGERVRFRITNDTTMWHPFHLHGHTYQHPDGGPRKDTSIILPKQTLAVDFDADNPGLWVAHCHNIYHAESGMTTVLGYQR, via the coding sequence CTGCCTTCGCGGTCGCCCGATCGCGAGGTATCGATCACGCTCACCGGGGGCATGGCCGCATACGACTGGGGGATCGACGGGCGTCGGTTCGATATGGCTGAACCGTTGGCGGGTGCGCACGCGATCCGCGAGGGCGAGCGGGTGCGGTTCCGGATCACCAACGACACCACGATGTGGCACCCGTTCCATCTGCACGGGCATACCTATCAGCATCCGGATGGCGGCCCGAGGAAGGACACCTCGATCATCCTGCCCAAGCAGACCCTCGCGGTGGACTTCGACGCCGACAACCCCGGGCTGTGGGTCGCGCATTGCCACAACATCTACCACGCCGAATCGGGCATGACGACCGTCCTCGGCTATCAGCGATAA
- the lgt gene encoding prolipoprotein diacylglyceryl transferase — protein sequence MLPLSIPSPDISGFSLGPFTIRYYALFIITGIVVATWLTSRRLKRRGARGDEAIDIALWAVPFGIIGGRLYHVVTHPTDYFYPGADLLTVLYVWEGGLAIFGAVLFGGVGVYIGCRRTGIRFLSFADALAPGLLIAQAIGRLGNYFNQELFGAPTTLPWGLQIDPASHAFPPGLPADTLFHPLFLYEMLWNLTGAAVILLLERRVALRWGKAFGLYLRIYGTGRAFLESLRIDPTGFVLWGMKINMLTALLVALAGLTLIIVQTRRHPEPEESPFRPGRGPAPVAADESSTAEEPVDPSPQP from the coding sequence ATGCTTCCACTCTCGATTCCGAGCCCCGATATCAGTGGGTTCTCTCTCGGTCCGTTCACCATCCGCTATTACGCACTGTTCATCATCACCGGGATCGTCGTCGCGACGTGGCTCACCTCGCGGCGGCTGAAGCGCCGCGGAGCGCGTGGCGATGAGGCCATCGACATCGCACTGTGGGCGGTCCCGTTCGGGATTATCGGGGGACGGCTGTACCACGTCGTGACCCACCCGACCGACTACTTCTACCCGGGAGCCGATCTGCTCACGGTGCTGTATGTCTGGGAGGGTGGTCTGGCGATCTTCGGTGCCGTGCTGTTCGGTGGTGTCGGCGTATACATCGGATGCCGTCGCACCGGCATCCGATTCCTCTCGTTCGCCGACGCACTGGCCCCGGGCCTGCTCATCGCCCAGGCGATCGGGCGGTTGGGCAACTACTTCAACCAGGAGCTGTTCGGTGCACCGACGACCCTGCCATGGGGCTTGCAGATCGACCCTGCCAGTCACGCGTTCCCGCCCGGGCTTCCCGCCGACACGCTGTTCCACCCGCTGTTCCTCTACGAGATGCTGTGGAACCTGACCGGTGCCGCCGTGATCCTGCTGCTCGAACGCAGAGTGGCGCTGCGATGGGGAAAGGCGTTCGGCCTCTACCTGAGAATCTACGGCACAGGCCGCGCGTTCCTCGAGTCGCTGCGCATCGACCCCACCGGCTTCGTACTCTGGGGCATGAAGATCAACATGCTCACCGCGCTTCTGGTTGCGCTGGCCGGGCTCACGCTGATCATCGTGCAGACGCGGCGACACCCGGAGCCCGAAGAGTCCCCATTCCGTCCCGGCAGGGGCCCGGCGCCGGTCGCGGCCGACGAAAGCTCCACCGCAGAGGAGCCGGTCGACCCAAGTCCACAGCCCTGA
- a CDS encoding sensor histidine kinase, with protein sequence MLTLILIALVGAVTGWVVAQVVGPAVFNSHLLEAESSPGTTFEHARQAFTSGSTVTLAVALGASAVASLAVGLVAARRIVASLSTMSAAAARVASGHFEQRVEASGIGSEFDQFAESFNEMAAQLDHQESLRRRLMADVAHELRTPVATISVVLEAVEDGIRPLDSSTTEILRDQSSRLTRLAEDLAAVSRAEAGTLQLTLRRVSPAALLANAAGAARERYAAAGVNLTVDADEALPAIPIDPDRFGQVLTNLLENALRHTPAGGQVTLRAAVSGTTARITVADTGEGIAAADLPYIFERFYRVDTARSRAQGGSGIGLTITRALVHAHGGTITAFSDGPGTGTRFIIELPGTPASDTKRV encoded by the coding sequence GTGCTCACGCTGATCCTGATCGCCCTGGTCGGCGCGGTGACCGGCTGGGTGGTCGCACAGGTGGTGGGTCCCGCCGTCTTCAACTCGCACCTCCTCGAAGCCGAGTCCTCGCCCGGCACCACATTCGAACACGCGAGGCAGGCGTTCACCTCGGGGAGTACGGTGACTCTCGCTGTCGCGTTGGGCGCGTCTGCGGTCGCGTCCCTCGCCGTGGGCCTGGTGGCGGCGCGACGGATCGTAGCGTCGCTGAGCACCATGTCGGCCGCTGCCGCTCGAGTGGCGTCTGGGCATTTTGAACAACGCGTGGAGGCGTCCGGCATCGGATCGGAGTTCGATCAGTTCGCGGAGTCGTTCAACGAGATGGCCGCCCAACTCGACCACCAGGAGTCCCTCCGTCGCCGACTCATGGCGGACGTCGCGCACGAGCTGCGTACCCCCGTCGCCACGATCTCGGTCGTGCTCGAGGCTGTGGAAGACGGCATCCGGCCCCTCGACTCCTCCACGACCGAGATTCTGCGGGACCAGTCATCACGACTCACCCGGCTCGCCGAGGACCTCGCCGCGGTGTCGCGCGCGGAAGCCGGGACGCTTCAGCTGACGTTGCGACGCGTGTCTCCGGCCGCTCTGCTCGCGAACGCGGCAGGCGCCGCCCGCGAGCGATACGCGGCCGCGGGCGTGAACCTCACTGTGGACGCAGATGAAGCCCTGCCCGCCATCCCCATCGACCCGGACCGTTTCGGTCAGGTGCTGACGAACCTGCTCGAAAACGCGCTGCGCCACACCCCCGCCGGCGGGCAGGTCACTCTCCGCGCTGCCGTCTCGGGGACGACCGCGCGGATCACGGTCGCCGATACCGGCGAGGGCATCGCGGCAGCGGACCTTCCCTACATCTTCGAGCGCTTCTACCGCGTCGACACCGCCCGCTCCCGCGCCCAAGGCGGATCAGGCATCGGTTTGACGATCACACGCGCGCTCGTCCACGCGCACGGTGGCACGATCACCGCGTTCAGCGACGGCCCGGGCACCGGAACACGTTTCATCATCGAGCTTCCCGGCACACCCGCGTCCGACACGAAACGCGTCTGA
- a CDS encoding response regulator transcription factor, producing the protein MNASAARRALVVDDEKPLAQVVAGYLEQDGFEVDIAHDGTSAVMLARQREPEIVILDLGLPGIDGLEACRQIRTFSDCYIIMLTARVEEVDKLIGLSVGADDYITKPFSPRELVARVGVMLRRPRTSVTTDSTMRAVSFGALSIDDAAREVRRDGELVELTRTEFDVLAALAAAPGQVFTRRAIIGEVWGDDWVTDEHLVDVHVLHLRQKLGDTAQEQKYIRTVRGVGYRMGTGQ; encoded by the coding sequence ATGAACGCCTCCGCTGCGCGCCGGGCCCTCGTCGTCGACGATGAGAAGCCTCTTGCGCAGGTGGTCGCCGGATACCTGGAGCAGGACGGCTTTGAGGTCGACATCGCACATGACGGCACGAGCGCCGTCATGTTGGCCAGGCAGCGCGAACCGGAGATCGTGATCCTGGACCTCGGCCTGCCGGGGATCGACGGCCTGGAGGCATGCCGGCAGATTCGCACCTTCTCGGACTGCTACATCATCATGCTCACCGCTCGCGTCGAGGAGGTGGACAAGCTGATCGGCCTGTCGGTCGGGGCGGATGACTACATCACGAAGCCGTTCAGCCCTCGCGAGCTCGTCGCTCGGGTCGGCGTGATGCTGCGCCGGCCGAGGACGAGCGTCACCACCGATTCGACCATGCGCGCGGTCTCATTCGGTGCGCTGAGCATTGACGACGCGGCCCGTGAAGTGCGACGAGACGGCGAACTGGTCGAGTTGACACGCACCGAATTCGACGTGCTCGCCGCCCTCGCCGCGGCCCCTGGCCAGGTGTTCACGCGCAGGGCGATCATCGGCGAGGTGTGGGGTGACGACTGGGTCACCGACGAGCACCTCGTCGACGTGCATGTCCTTCACCTGCGGCAGAAGCTCGGCGACACGGCCCAGGAGCAGAAGTACATTCGCACGGTCCGCGGCGTCGGATATCGGATGGGCACCGGGCAGTGA
- a CDS encoding thioredoxin family protein, with protein sequence MNPTGGTVRTPATSPSARITVLSAPACHFCEDADAAIEAIGQDFAIEVEHLAIESPEGARLVAEHRPAMTPLVLVDGEFFSAGRLPRRKMIRMLSRRASDAETLALMNGVHRGQ encoded by the coding sequence ATGAACCCCACAGGAGGCACCGTGCGCACGCCGGCCACTTCTCCTTCCGCCCGGATCACGGTGTTGTCCGCTCCGGCGTGCCACTTCTGCGAAGACGCAGACGCTGCGATCGAGGCCATCGGCCAGGACTTCGCCATTGAGGTGGAGCACCTCGCGATCGAGAGCCCCGAGGGCGCACGCCTGGTCGCCGAGCACCGTCCCGCGATGACCCCGCTCGTACTCGTCGACGGGGAGTTCTTCAGCGCCGGTCGCCTGCCGCGGCGGAAGATGATCCGGATGCTGTCCCGCCGCGCGTCGGACGCCGAAACGCTGGCGCTGATGAACGGGGTGCATCGTGGGCAGTGA
- a CDS encoding cytochrome c biogenesis CcdA family protein yields the protein MGSELLTTGSVIAAFLAGGVALFAPCCIVFLAPSYLAAAVKNRKWRLLPLTFVFAAGLSVILVPLTLGASLLAGAIAQYHQVLYYAGGALMFVLAAFTLTGMMWSLPSFVRAPDTSRSDTGSFFALGVFSGIASACCAPVLIGVMALSAISATPAGGLVLGIAYVFGMVFPLFLMALLWDALKLNERTFWRAKPIRIRLGARTLVTNTLNIVVAAGFAVMGIGIITLANQTDMSGGTAAQTAIADALTDFFLVIQQWVAPIPEPVQALILFAIAGVFIWVTLIGRRRHRTHSAGADHSAPQMDGAGSAGEVLTVEGAATVGASMTTTKPGTATDHDAPSASCH from the coding sequence GTGGGCAGTGAGCTTCTGACGACGGGCAGCGTGATTGCGGCGTTCCTCGCCGGCGGCGTGGCGCTGTTCGCGCCGTGCTGCATCGTGTTCCTCGCACCGAGCTATCTCGCGGCGGCCGTGAAGAATCGCAAGTGGCGGCTGCTGCCGTTGACGTTCGTGTTCGCCGCCGGACTCAGCGTCATCCTGGTGCCCCTGACCCTGGGCGCGAGCCTGCTCGCAGGCGCGATCGCCCAGTACCACCAGGTGCTGTATTACGCCGGCGGGGCGCTGATGTTCGTGCTGGCCGCGTTCACCCTGACCGGGATGATGTGGTCGCTGCCGAGCTTCGTTCGCGCCCCCGACACAAGCCGATCCGACACCGGCAGCTTCTTCGCACTCGGAGTGTTCTCCGGGATCGCGTCCGCGTGCTGCGCCCCCGTCCTGATCGGGGTGATGGCGCTGTCTGCGATCTCCGCCACGCCCGCCGGCGGGCTCGTCCTCGGAATCGCCTATGTGTTCGGGATGGTGTTCCCACTGTTCCTCATGGCACTGCTGTGGGACGCACTCAAGCTCAACGAACGCACCTTCTGGCGCGCCAAGCCGATCCGGATCCGTCTGGGTGCCCGCACCCTGGTGACCAACACGCTGAACATCGTCGTCGCCGCCGGCTTCGCCGTGATGGGCATCGGCATCATCACACTCGCGAACCAGACCGACATGTCCGGCGGCACCGCCGCGCAGACCGCGATCGCAGACGCGCTCACCGACTTCTTCCTCGTCATCCAGCAGTGGGTTGCGCCGATCCCGGAGCCCGTCCAGGCGCTCATCCTGTTCGCCATCGCGGGCGTGTTCATCTGGGTCACCCTGATCGGACGACGCCGGCACCGCACGCACAGCGCCGGCGCCGATCATTCCGCACCGCAGATGGACGGTGCCGGCTCAGCCGGTGAGGTGCTCACCGTCGAGGGAGCAGCAACCGTCGGCGCGTCGATGACCACAACGAAACCCGGCACTGCGACCGACCACGACGCCCCGTCCGCGTCCTGCCACTGA